A region from the Mustela erminea isolate mMusErm1 chromosome 10, mMusErm1.Pri, whole genome shotgun sequence genome encodes:
- the CERS2 gene encoding ceramide synthase 2 — translation MLQTLYDYFWWERLWLPVNLTWADLEDRDGRVYAKASDLYITLPLALLFLIVRYYFELYVATPLAAFLNVKEKTRLRAPANPTLEHFYLTSGKQPKQAEVELLSRQSGLSGRQVERWFRRRRNQDRPSLLKKFREASWRFTFYLVAFIAGMAVIVDKPWFYDMKKVWEGYPIQSTIPSQYWYYMIELSFYWSLLFSIASDVKRKDFKEQIIHHVATIILISFSWFANYIRAGTLIMALHDSSDYLLESAKMFNYAGWKNTCNNIFIVFAIVFIITRLVILPFWILHCTVVYPLELYPAFFGYYFFNSMMGVLQLLHIFWAYLILRMAHKFITGKLVEDERSDREETESSEGEEAVAGGGAKSRPLANGHPVLSNNHRKND, via the exons ATGCTCCAGACCTTGTATGACTACTTCTGGTGGGAACGGCTGTGGCTGCCTGTGAACTTAACTTGGGCTGATCTAGAAGACCGGGATGGACGTGTCTACGCCAAAGCCTCAGACCTCTACATCACACTACCCCTGGCCTTGCTCTTCCTCATCGTTCGATACTACTTTGAGCT TTATGTGGCTACACCACTGGCCGCCTTCCTGAACGTAAAGGAGAAAACTCGGCTGCGGGCACCAGCCAACCCCACCTTGGAGCACTTCTACCTAACCAGTGGCAAGCAGCCCAAACAG GCGGAGGTAGAGCTCCTGTCACGGCAGAGTGGGCTCTCTGGCCGCCAGGTAGAGCGCTGGTTCCGCCGCCGCCGCAACCAGGATCGGCCCAGTCTCCTCAAGAAGTTCAGAGAAGCCAG CTGGAGATTCACCTTTTACCTGGTTGCGTTCATTGCTGGCATGGCTGTCATCGTGGAT AAACCCTGGTTCTATGACATGAAGAAGGTTTGGGAGGGCTATCCCATACAG agCACCATCCCTTCCCAGTATTGGTACTACATGATTGAACTTTCTTTTTACTGGTCGCTGCTCTTCAGCATTGCCTCTGATGTCAAGCGAAAG GATTTTAAGGAACAGATCATCCACCACGTGGCAACCATCATTCTCATCAGCTTCTCCTGGTTTGCCAATTACATCCGAGCAGGGACTTTGATCATGGCTCTGCATGACTCTTCCGACTACCTGCTAGAG TCAGCCAAGATGTTTAACTATGCGGGATGGAAAAACACCTGCAACAACATCTTCATCGTCTTCGCCATCGTCTTCATCATTACCCGACTGGTCATCCTGCCCTTCTG GATCTTGCACTGCACCGTGGTCTACCCCTTGGAGCTCTATCCTGCTTTCTTCGGCTACTACTTCTTCAATTCCATGATGGGAGTGCTACAGCTGCTGCATATCTTCTGGGCCTACCTCATTCTGCGCATGGCCCACAAGTTCATAACTGGAAAG CTGGTAGAGGATGAACGCAGTGACCGGGAAGAAACGGAGAGCTCAGAAGGGGAGGAGGCTGTAGCCgggggaggagcaaagagccGGCCCCTAGCCAACGGCCACCCTGTCCTCAGTAACAACCATCGTAAGAATGACTGA